The following is a genomic window from Brachionichthys hirsutus isolate HB-005 chromosome 15, CSIRO-AGI_Bhir_v1, whole genome shotgun sequence.
CACCTGAGCCCGCTGTCCAAAACACCGTAAGCATAGGGAGAGCCCGAGCCCACAGAAAATACTTCCCCCTGCAGGCGGGCTCCATCGCTGCACACGTATATCAGCCGTGGGCCGCCTTGTCCACCAGCAATGACCGAGGATGGGTCCGAATCATTCCCTTCATTATCCCAGCCACACAGTGTAagagccacacacacatcagtcccTTTAAAGGGGTGCAGCATAAAGGCGAGGAGCTTGGCCGTGCCACGTATTGAAAGGCATCGCTTGTGCCGTAATTGGTAGAGTCTGATCTCTCTGGTGAGAATTCGCTCCCACAACATACAATCTGCAGCGCCGCCAGAAGAAGTGGCCACTAAATGGGAGTGAAGAGGGCTAATCTTGCGGACAGCTGGGCAGGCAACAAGCCCCCCGGCGCTGGCTcgtgtgtctgcagctgcaaTGACCCCATCTTGGAAAATGAAACCCAAAGTTGTTGTTCCGTGGGACAATGGGAAGGGCCTTTGGGCTGGCGTTGAATGGATGGCTGAAGCGCTGctgttgagaggagcagagcttGGCAGAGCCGGCATGAAGAAGCACAGAGGGATTCCACCGCTTCGCTCCGATTCATTCCGCCTCCTCATTCCAAAGTTGTCATAGCCAATCATACGGCGAGACAGAGCTGCAGCTTCCACATCAGAGAAGGACGCAGCCACAGGAGTGTCTTTGAAGCCACAGACATTTTCCAAAGCCATAACGATGTAAGTAAAGCTAAGGCAGATAGATCCCTTAAATCGTCCTGCAGGTACTCCTCAAAAGCAGATTAAACCGGAGTCTGTCCTCAGGAAAACTGGTTAAACGATCAAATGAAGCCTCATCACCATCACTGCTGGTTGTAATGTTGACCTCTGTCCTCCAATGCAATGTTCTCATCAAGTGTCTCGTCCTAAAATGTGTTTGCACCCTTTTATAGCCTCCCAAGGCACAAATAGCGCTGTGTGCAAAAGCACCGAGTTGAGCAATATATTACCCCCCCTGCTGTGAAGGCGATATCCAGAGAAGCCACTTTCTGCAAACCTCACATGTTCCACCGAGTCACCTTGCTAGTTCAGACATGTCCGAGTCGTCATTTTCAGTTTGTTGTTAAAGAACGCTTCAGTAATACTGTTAGTGAGACCATTCTGACAGCCTCATACCAATACAGGAACAATACAGGAACACATGGTTATGTTGCTCTATCCAGATTGTTCTCATGTAAATTTGCTAATACTGTATAACATTTGGAACTCAATATGTTTATAATCAGGAGATTAAGATATCAATAAAGTCATAATTTTCACTAATATTTCTGTAGATATAACTTCTTGCATGATGCATGGAATCCACTTTAATTACTTAAAAAACACTGGAAAAGGATGCATGGAAGGATgatattaataaagttttttataTTTGAATATCAAACCTCGAACTCACGTTTTTAAATCCGGAGCTATCGCGGTAATTCAGACACATGCGACTGAAGTGGTCGTGTAGCCATTTTGTGTTTCGTGCTTCTCGCGGCACAACGAGCATTTACGTCCCTGCAGATCCAAGATGGCGTCGTTTGCCTCGTTAGCAGGAGCCAAAGTTAACGCTCCGGGTCAATCCGTTCAGTCAGAGAAAATCATGGCGTCCGTTAGTTCGGGAGGCAGGGTGTCCTGCGGGAGAGACCTGGATTGCGTCCCGGAGATAGCCGACACGTTAGCCGCGGTAGCGAAGCTCGGGTGAGGAGACTCCGGCGGCTTTATTTATGTGGAAGTGAGATCGCGAGAGCGACGCAGCGGTTTGCTAGCTCAGCGTGACGCCCGCTAAGCTAGCCGGTAAACGAGCCGCACGTGCCCGTCCGAAGCGATGCTAAACACGGCCGTGCTGCTAGACGAGGCTAACGTGCTAACGGCAGTGAGCCGCCTGGGCTCCCGTGGACGCTCATTTCTCGTGTTTTCTCCCACGCGTGTCCAGGTTTGACTTCCTGTGCATGCCGCTGTTCCATCCGAGGTGCCGGAGAGAGTTCGAGTCGGAACCGGCGAAGTCCCGAGCCGGTGCCCAGACGCGCTCAGACCTCCTGCTGTGTGGAAGAGGTCGGTCATTACGTCATCGTGCGTGTCTGTGCCTCTGGATTGGACCTGTTGAGCCGCCGTAGATGATGGTTCTGTGGATGTTTCAGCgtgacagtgttttttttttttgggggggggggtgctgattttatccagaccAGGTTTCTTTTCATGATGTCTTCATAATCTGTGTgatttaattgtattataaatTGATTCAAAACGAGTGAAATGTGAATGGAGTCTGTGACGGGTGATTTTGGAGCTCTCCTGATTCCAGGGGTGGAATACGAATCACCGTTTGCTTTTATTGCTGCAGATTGGAATACTCTAATCGTGGGGAAGCTCTCGGCGTGGATCGACGCTGATTCAGAAATCGAGACGCTCCGCAGAAACTCTGAGGCTGTGAGTCTgactggctgggggggggggggggggtctgtaacACGAGAGAACCCAACCCCTTCCCCTCTGCCCCTCTGGAAGTGTTTTCCGTTGTGTCCTCATTGTCCTACTTCCCGTCCTTCTCTCCAGGCTTTAGCACAGGAGCTGAACTTCACGGCCTACCTGGGCCTGCCCGTCTTCATGATGCCCATAAAGGGCCCCCACAACGCCAACCTGGCTCGACTGCTGCTCAGTCACGTCCACACGGGACACCACACCTCCATTGTGAGGACTAACCGGATTAACAAAGCCCGGTGTGAACGCTTGGACCGGTTTTGATTCGGGATGCCTTGTGTCCCGTTTAGTTCTGGATACGCGTCCCGCTCATGGCTTCGGAGGACATGCGGGAGGATCTGATTGAGAACGAGCCGAGCGTTTGCAGCGACGACCCCGATGTGGAAGAGAAGACCTGGAACTGGTGAGTGTCTCTGGTCCGCCCCCCCGCGGCCGAGCTGTCCCTGGACTCACTTTGGTTCCGCCCCTCTGCCCTCCCAGGTGGCACTCGCTGAGGACGCTCTGTGACTACAACAAGAGGATCTGTCTGGGTCAGCGAGGACGTTGTGAAGGTGTGTGGCGCCGGCGTGTGTGTGCTCGCTGCTAaaggtgcgcgtgtgtgtgtcgtcttCCTGAAGCCATCGAGGTCGGAGCCGACATGCCGTCGGACGCCGTGATCCAGAAGTGGCTCGGGGAGCCAATCAAAGCGGCCATACTTCCCACCAGCATCTTCCTCACCAACAAGAAGGGCTTCCCCGTGCTGTCGAAGGCCCACCAGCACCTGGTCTTCTCTCTGTTCAAGGTGCGCCTCGGCGGGTTCCGGTTCGTCACTCGCCGGGTTCTGCGTTCTAACGCAGACCCCGTCCTTTGTAGTTGGAGGCCCAGTTCGTCTTCACAGGAACCAGCCGACACACCGAGAAGGACTTCAGATCCTACCTGCAGTACCTGGAGTACCTCAACCAGAACCGACCCGCACCCAACGCCTATGAGCTCTTCGCCAAAGGCTACGAAGACTACCTGCAGTCTCCCCTTCAGGTGAGTCCGTCATTGGCTAAACATTCGACCAATCAGCTGTTTGCGATGATCCGACTGCGCAAGAAGAATCATTTATAAAGGAACGAAGGCCAGCAGACCTGAAAGGTCACCGTTCGGTTCCTCTAGAGGTCCTCCCACGTTATCACTGAACCCGGAATGTTCCCGGACCGGAGACCTGTGACCAGGAATGTGCTGAGATTCCAACAACAATGGCAGCGGCTGGCGCCGCGATAAGCATCGCGTCCGGTCCGGGCGCAGAGCGAGAGACGCGTGTCTGAGAGGACGCGCCGGTCGTCGGAGACGTCTCTCAGAATGAACGACTTGTTCTTCGTTTCCTCCTCCAGCCGCTCATGGACAATCTGGAGTCTCAGACGTATGAAGTGTTTGAGAAGGATCCCATTAAATACTCCCAGTACCAGCAGGTCAGAGCGGACACGGTGTCGGGTGTCGGTCGTTGGTCTGTGCGAGCGTAACACGCGCgctgccctgtgtgtgtgtgtgtgtgtgtgtctgcaggcggTCTATAAATGTCTGCTGGACAGAGTCCCAGAGGACCAGAAGGAGTCCAACGTCCAGTGAGTGTCTGGCGAGCAGCGGGTTCTGTGTAAGGGGTGTAGCGGAACCCGCTGAAGTtctgtctgtctcagggtgcTGATGGTGCTGGGGGCGGGCAGGGGCCCCCTGGTCAACGCCTCCCTGCACGCCGCCAGGCTGGCCTCCAGGAAGCTGAGGGTGTACG
Proteins encoded in this region:
- the psmb11a gene encoding proteasome subunit beta type-11a — translated: MALENVCGFKDTPVAASFSDVEAAALSRRMIGYDNFGMRRRNESERSGGIPLCFFMPALPSSAPLNSSASAIHSTPAQRPFPLSHGTTTLGFIFQDGVIAAADTRASAGGLVACPAVRKISPLHSHLVATSSGGAADCMLWERILTREIRLYQLRHKRCLSIRGTAKLLAFMLHPFKGTDVCVALTLCGWDNEGNDSDPSSVIAGGQGGPRLIYVCSDGARLQGEVFSVGSGSPYAYGVLDSGLRWDLSKDEAISLAREAVFRATHRDAYSGNNVDLFHITAQGWSQRRREDLREEYYKDTERKAKIVSERKIMS
- the prmt5 gene encoding protein arginine N-methyltransferase 5 isoform X1, coding for MASVSSGGRVSCGRDLDCVPEIADTLAAVAKLGFDFLCMPLFHPRCRREFESEPAKSRAGAQTRSDLLLCGRDWNTLIVGKLSAWIDADSEIETLRRNSEAALAQELNFTAYLGLPVFMMPIKGPHNANLARLLLSHVHTGHHTSIFWIRVPLMASEDMREDLIENEPSVCSDDPDVEEKTWNWWHSLRTLCDYNKRICLAIEVGADMPSDAVIQKWLGEPIKAAILPTSIFLTNKKGFPVLSKAHQHLVFSLFKLEAQFVFTGTSRHTEKDFRSYLQYLEYLNQNRPAPNAYELFAKGYEDYLQSPLQPLMDNLESQTYEVFEKDPIKYSQYQQAVYKCLLDRVPEDQKESNVQVLMVLGAGRGPLVNASLHAARLASRKLRVYAVEKNPNAVITLENCRFEEWGEQVTVVSCDMREWDAPEKADIIVSELLGSFGDNELSPECLDGAQHFLKDGGVSIPCSYTSFLAPLSSSKLYNEVRACRERDKDPESHFETPYVVRLHNFHQLAEPKPCFTFTHPTKDTNNNRYQCLRFSVGCNSVLHGFAGYFETTLYKDVTLSKSSLRPRQRVSAPEFNLNLCSVSVPGIKPETHSPGMFSWFPILFPLKQPISLSRDDDVTVRFWRCNNGKKVWYEWAVTEPSCSAIHNPAGRSYTIGL
- the prmt5 gene encoding protein arginine N-methyltransferase 5 isoform X2 gives rise to the protein MASVSSGGRVSCGRDLDCVPEIADTLAAVAKLGFDFLCMPLFHPRCRREFESEPAKSRAGAQTRSDLLLCGRDWNTLIVGKLSAWIDADSEIETLRRNSEAALAQELNFTAYLGLPVFMMPIKGPHNANLARLLLSHVHTGHHTSIFWIRVPLMASEDMREDLIENEPSVCSDDPDVEEKTWNWWHSLRTLCDYNKRICLAIEVGADMPSDAVIQKWLGEPIKAAILPTSIFLTNKKGFPVLSKAHQHLVFSLFKLEAQFVFTGTSRHTEKDFRSYLQYLEYLNQNRPAPNAYELFAKGYEDYLQSPLQPLMDNLESQTYEVFEKDPIKYSQYQQAVYKCLLDRVPEDQKESNVQVLMVLGAGRGPLVNASLHAARLASRKLRVYAVEKNPNAVITLENCRFEEWGEQVTVVSCDMREWDAPEKADIIVSELLGSFGDNELSPECLDGAQHFLKDGGVSIPCSYTSFLAPLSSSKLYNEVRACRERDKDPESHFETPYVVRLHNFHQLAEPKPCFTFTHPTKDTNNNRYQCLRFSVGCNSVLHGFAGYFETTLYKDVTLSIKPETHSPGMFSWFPILFPLKQPISLSRDDDVTVRFWRCNNGKKVWYEWAVTEPSCSAIHNPAGRSYTIGL